From a single Leishmania infantum JPCM5 genome chromosome 36 genomic region:
- a CDS encoding putative T-complex protein 1, theta subunit — MSFMQTGPQSMLKDGSTFLDDPVLKNIEACRELSKITRSSMGPNGLCKMVINHLNKLFVTHDAATILRELEVEHPAAKLLVQAANAMQEEVGDGTNFVVTLCGELLSQAESLVRMGLHPSEIVEGYKKAGNKSLELLDTMVCKTADDCLRKEQVVDAIRTSIASKQYGYEDFLADLVAEACINVSPSNVRSFNVDNVRVVKLDGESILSTKLVRGFVIGRNTESNLKHLKNAKVAVYSCAVDVPSLETKGTALIENADDLIQYSRKEEEIMLEIISNIHNSGANVIVSNSSFGDLALHFINRLGMMAVRVPSKFDLRRLCAAVGARVLTRLDAPSMEDMGACDSVDVLDIGGKNVTAFAQDKDDSKLSTIVVRGATQNVLDDVERAIDDGVNVFKALTKDKRLVAGAGAVEMELQKELTLYAEANPGLDQYAVRKYASSFEVVARTLAEVSGFNGTDMVTQLEADHNAGKKHQGVNLSDGTTLDAVEAGIVEPHMVKLWAIRLATDTVITVLSVNQIIVAKQAGGPKNRPDQARDAD; from the coding sequence ATGTCGTTTATGCAGACAGGCCCGCAGAGCATGCTGAAGGATGGCTCGACGTTCTTAGACGATCCGGTGCTGAAGAATATTGAAGCATGCCGCGAGCTGTCGAAAATCACGCGCAGCTCCATGGGCCCGAACGGGCTGTGCAAGATGGTCATCAACCATCTCAACAAGCTGTTTGTCAcgcacgacgccgccaccattttgcgcgagctggaggtggagcaccccgcggcgaagctgctggTGCAGGCTGCCAACGCCATGCAAGAGGAGGTTGGTGATGGCACCAACTTTGTGGTGACACTCTGTGGCGAGCTTCTTTCGCAGGCGGAGTCGCTGGTGCGGATGGGATTGCACCCGAGCGAGATTGTCGAAGGCTATAAGAAGGCGGGCAACAAGAGCttggagctgctggacacGATGGTGTGCAAGACCGCCGATGACTGCCTCCGCAAGGAGCAGGTGGTGGATGCGATTCGTACCTCGATTGCGTCAAAGCAGTACGGATATGAGGACTTCCTCGCGGATCTTGTAGCGGAGGCCTGCATCAACGTGTCCCCATCGAACGTTCGCTCTTTCAACGTGGACAACGTGCGCGTGGTGAAGCTCGACGGCGAGTCGATTCTCTCCACGAAGCTCGTCCGTGGCTTCGTGATCGGCCGCAACACAGAGAGCAATCTGAAGCACCTCAAGAACGCCAAGGTGGCCGTGTACAGCTGCGCTGTGGACGTGCCGTCTTTGGAGACAAAAGGGACAGCGCTGATTGAGAACGCCGACGATCTCATCCAGTACTcacgcaaggaggaggagattaTGCTGGAGATCATCTCGAACATTCACAATTCTGGCGCCAACGTTATCGTTTCCAACTCCAGTTTTGGCGATCTGGCGCTGCACTTCATCAATCGCCTCGGCATGATGGCGGTGCGCGTCCCATCTAAGTTCGATCTTCGTCGTCTTTGTGCGGCCGTCGGCGCTCGCGTGTTGACCCGCCTAGACGCACCGTCTATGGAGGACATGGGCGCGTGTGACTCAGTGGACGTGCTTGACATTGGTGGCAAGAACGTGACGGCGTTTGCCCAGGACAAGGACGACTCGAAGCTGTCCACGATTGTGgtgcgcggcgccacgcAGAACGTCTTGGATGACGTAGAGCGCGccatcgacgacggcgtgaACGTGTTCAAGGCTTTGACGAAGGACAAGCGACTTGTGGCGGGTGCTGGCGCGGTAGAAATGGAACTGCAGAAAGAGCTTACCCTCTATGCCGAAGCGAACCCTGGTCTCGACCAGTACGCTGTGCGCAAGTATGCGTCCAGCTTCGAGGTGGTGGCTCGCACGCTTGCCGAGGTTAGTGGTTTCAACGGTACCGATATGGTGACGCAGTTAGAGGCCGACCACAACGCTGGAAAGAAGCACCAGGGTGTGAATCTGAGCGATGGCACCACGTTGGATGCCGTGGAGGCTGGCATTGTGGAGCCCCACATGGTCAAGCTCTGGGCAATTAGGCTAGCCACCGACACTGTAATCACGGTGCTTTCAGTGAACCAGATCATCGTGGCGAAGCAGGCCGGCGGCCCCAAGAACCGTCCGGACCAAGCACGCGACGCAGactga
- a CDS encoding RNA editing comple protein MP63 yields MTMKRRIGVLAAAAASRCTLRRLPQVSSWPLHASGAVASAKGASNAALLGAVRNQSAVPDRRFHCSVCKKSFRLEMAAKLHLQQVHSGEGTVEAGAGPGQGEDQALQTPVGVFRNAPPQAPTVVTAIVPDTHERAARREKPAPKPLHQAEREVPSLVMEKMLSVWDDTGVKRMGDQFVHSSMVMRVFAARPSDGAEPLYGVMNPEGENPFEGGPYPPDAGGPLTKNEVNFYSIGIGDAFALACGESFGPLRPARCPNPFLRKLAKDAAKTAPRVGLAEQQTAPVTPFGQLPMFGQTPSPATTPAPSAAEEPSTTISVVSSPFAAGANDSPFAGTTDFPFAGQGLSPFGSLKKPADQAAAEPGIAARSAASFEAPASPFVDAASALTPSPFAAAPSPFTESSSAAAPYAARDAAAVAGGAEAHDAVFFSSFSASSASRPAEVGPTATHVCTVCKKSFSTYDGLRMHSKAKHGEELPKELRNGRRNEKREVPDLPAFIPSPVDLTMTSPFGSSAQRSAWTEVELKPYAQSVSNITVAGRVLDSEVSSDGALLLSLFVPDSSESESEVIPVRCSSAAFRTLGRTLVYGDLVFACGSLRVLPFTDKKTQKTYSSAVVHVGLPTGMIAKLN; encoded by the coding sequence ATGACAATGAAGAGGCGGATCGGTGTcttggccgctgctgcagcgagccgctgcacgctgcgccggctTCCCCAAGTATCGTCTTGGCCCTTACACGCGTCGGGCGCTGTCGCCTCCGCGAAAGGTGCCTCAAACGCCGCTCTGTTGGGGGCTGTGCGGAATCAAAGTGCCGTCCCGGACCGGCGCTTCCACTGTAGCGTTTGCAAAAAGTCGTTTCGCTTGGAGATGGCGGCAAAGCTGCACCTTCAGCAGGTGCACAGTGGTGAGGGCACGGTGGAGGCAGGCGCTGGACCGGGACAGGGAGAGGATCAGGCGTTGCAGACACCGGTGGGTGTATTTCGTAATGCACCTCCGCAGGCACCAACCGTCGTTACAGCGATCGTGCCAGACACTCACGAGCGTGCCGCGCGCCGTGAGAAGCCGGCACCAAAGCCACTTCACCAAGCCGAACGCGAGGTGCCAAGTCTTGTGATGGAAAAGATGCTCTCTGTATGGGATGACACGGGGGTGAAGCGTATGGGGGATCAGTTTGTTCACAGTAGCATGGTAATGCGCGTGTTTGCCGCTCGCCCGTCTGACGGCGCCGAGCCGTTGTACGGCGTCATGAATCCGGAGGGTGAGAACCCGTTCGAGGGTGGCCCGTATCCCCCCGACGCGGGTGGTCCGCTCACGAAGAACGAGGTCAACTTTTACAGCATTGGTATAGGTGACGCGTTTGCGCTGGCGTGTGGTGAGTCTTTCGGTCCATTGCGTCCTGCTCGGTGCCCGAACCCGTTCCTCCGAAAACTAGCAAAGGACGCTGCAAAAACCGCCCCGAGGGTGGGGTTGGCAGAGCAGCAAACGGCGCCTGTAACGCCGTTTGGACAGCTCCCCATGTTTGGGCAGACTCCGTCTCCTGCTACGACCCCAGCTCcgagcgccgccgaggaaCCGTCGACCACGATCAGCGTcgtctcttctcccttcgccgccggcgccaacgaCTCGCCTTTTGCTGGGACGACGGATTTTCCGTTTGCTGGGCAAGGTCTCTCTCCGTTCGGCTCGCTGAAGAAACCAGCAGATcaggccgctgccgagccCGGGATTGCCGCGCGATCGGCGGCCTCGTTTGAGGCTCCGGCCTCACCGTTTGTGGATGCTGCTAGTGCTCTCACTCCGTCCCCGTTCGCCGCAGCTCCGAGCCCTTTCACCGAATCTtcgtcggcagcagccccgTATGCTGCGAGggacgcagctgcggtggcaggcggcgctgaggcTCATGACGccgtcttcttttcctctttctcaGCGTCTTCCGCGAGCCGGCCGGCTGAGGTGGGGCCCACCGCGACGCACGTGTGCACCGTTTGCAAGAAGAGCTTTTCGACTTATGACGGCCTTCGAATGCATAGCAAGGCCAAGCATGGGGAGGAGCTGCCGAAGGAGCTGCGAAATGGGCGGCGAAACGAGAAGCGCGAGGTTCCGGACTTACCGGCCTTCATTCCCAGCCCGGTGGACCTCACGATGACATCGCCCTTCGGCTCGTCGGCGCAACGGTCGGCGTGGACGGAAGTGGAGCTGAAACCGTACGCGCAGTCTGTGAGTAACATTACTGTGGCGGGCCGCGTGCTGGATAGCGAAGTTTCGAGTGACGGGGCGTTGCTTTTGTCGCTTTTTGTCCCCGATTCGTCCGAGAGCGAGTCGGAGGTGATTCCTGTTCGCTGCAGCTCAGCTGCCTTTAGAACGCTTGGCAGAACGCTCGTGTATGGCGATCTCGTGTTCGCGTGTGGTTCGCTGCGCGTTTTGCCATTCACGGATAAGAAAACACAAAAGACATACTCCTCGGCGGTCGTGCACGTGGGTCTTCCAACTGGCATGATTGCGAAACTGAACTGA
- the PDI-2 gene encoding protein disulfide isomerase has protein sequence MQRSFLAFVVCAILFCVASAEVQVATKDNFDKIVSGDLTLVKFYAPWCGHCKTLAPEFVKAADMLAGIATLAEVDCTKEESLAEKYQIKGFPTLYIFRNGEKVKDYDGPRTAAGIASYMKAHVGPSIKAISKAEELEELKKETFPLCVVKTASADSEMASMITKVADSLRSQMNFVLVTDAAISPNDAMESVTVYRKNAEREAYTGAAPMTAESVKRFLATAVLDYFGELGQESFQKYMEANKGKPLGWVFVDKNTDPALKGSLVAVAEKYRSQVLLTFIDGDQYRPVSRQLGIPEDAKFPAFVVDFERRHHVMETYTPVTAESVAAFVEKYIKGETKQTLMSDAIPAKETVNGLTTVVGQTFAKYTDGTQNVMLLFYAPWCGHCQKLHPVYEKVAKSLESENVIIAKMDATTNDFDREKFEVSGFPTIYFIPAGKPPIVYEGGRTADDIKAFVKSHLTASAAPSGGPSGNSDEEDL, from the coding sequence ATGCAGCGCTCATTCCTTGCTTTTGTTGTGTGCGCGATTCTCTTCTGCGTAGCATCCGCAGAGGTGCAGGTGGCCACCAAGGACAACTTTGACAAAATCGTAAGCGGGGATCTAACGTTGGTCAAGTTTTACGCTCCGTGGTGCGGCCACTGCAAGACACTGGCTCCGGAGTTTGTAAAGGCCGCTGACATGCTGGCCGGGATCGCGACCCTTGCAGAGGTCGACTGCACCAAAGAGGAGAGCCTCGCTGAGAAGTACCAAATCAAGGGGTTCCCCACATTGTACATCTTCCGTAACGGTGAGAAAGTGAAGGACTACGATGGCCCCcgcactgctgccggcaTCGCGTCGTACATGAAGGCGCATGTCGGTCCATCGATAAAGGCCATCTCAAAGGCTGAAGAGCTGGAGGAACTCAAGAAGGAGACTTTCCCGCTGTGTGTGGTGAAAACAGCGAGCGCCGACTCGGAGATGGCGTCGATGATAACCAAGGTGGCGGACTCTCTCCGCTCGCAGATGAACTTTGTGCTCGTGACGGATGCAGCCATATCTCCGAATGATGCCATGGAGTCGGTTACGGTGTATCGCAAGAATGCGGAGCGCGAGGCGTacaccggcgctgcgccgatgACGGCGGAGTCGGTGAAGCGCTTTCTCGCGACTGCTGTGTTGGACTACTTTGGCGAGCTGGGCCAGGAGAGCTTTCAGAAGTACATGGAAGCGAACAAGGGTAAGCCTCTTGGGTGGGTGTTCGTCGACAAGAACACGGATCCTGCGCTGAAGGGGTCActcgtggcggtggcggagaagTACCGCTCGCAGGTGTTGCTAACGTTCATTGACGGCGATCAGTACCGCCCCGTCTCGCGCCAGCTGGGCATTCCTGAGGATGCGAAGTTCCCGGCGTTTGTGGTCGATTTcgagcgccgccatcacgTGATGGAGACGTACACCCCAGTCACCGCCGAGTCTGTCGCTGCGTTTGTGGAGAAGTACATCAAAGGCGAGACGAAGCAGACCCTGATGTCCGATGCGATTCCTGCTAAGGAGACGGTGAACGGCCTCACGACGGTGGTGGGTCAGACTTTTGCGAAGTACACGGACGGCACACAAAACGTGATGCTGCTCTTCTACGCGCCGTGGTGCGGGCACTGCCAGAAGCTGCACCCCGTCTACGAGAAAGTGGCCAAGAGTCTCGAGTCCGAGAATGTGATCATTGCAAAGATGGACGCCACGACGAACGACTTTGACCGCGAGAAGTTTGAGGTGTCCGGGTTTCCAACGATTTACTTCATCCCCGCCGGCAAGCCGCCAATCGTGTACGAGGGAGGCCGCACTGCGGATGACATCAAGGCGTTTGTGAAGTCTCACCTGACCGCCTCGGCCGCTCCATCTGGCGGCCCCTCCGGCAACAGTGACGAGGAAGATTTGTAG
- a CDS encoding putative delta-6 fatty acid desaturase — protein sequence MVFELTPPYKYRSSLPKCVIRIDDNWYDCTSWRNSHPGGAQMCDEFHGKDATDAFYSLHSKEAIQKLKRMKALPLKEGDESRDQVSLNFEKLLQRLRSEGWFERRWIIDFARNIMPVIVLCVVGTYLSYSRPFLATFLIGLGMQQGGWLAHDFTHARGKFARFLAKACGGMINAFSVEWWSNKHNSHHIFVNRKGMDADIHNEPALFLWVPDVSEDTACRQYQYTFYLAAYALLYVSWRIQSLRFALESGNRLELSLMALNYLWLALLPWKVSLGSVLLGGFFVAVVVTVNHQTEEMIEHDEPYNYVVDQHRATRGVHCSDPFFEWFFGGMQYQLEHHLLPMVPRYRYPEVRRILRKFSEDNGLPFHVEGVWKITKMNFDVLYRISTTPALNSA from the coding sequence ATGGTCTTCGAGCTCACTCCCCCGTACAAGTACCGCAGCTCGTTGCCGAAGTGCGTGATTCGCATTGACGACAATTGGTACGACTGCACATCCTGGCGCAACTCGCACCCTGGTGGGGCGCAGATGTGTGATGAGTTCCATGGAAAGGATGCCACAGATGCTTTCTACTCGCTGCACTCGAAGGAGGCGATTCAGAAGCTGAAGCGCAtgaaggcgctgccgctcaaGGAAGGCGATGAATCTCGCGATCAGGTGTCGCTTAACTTCGAGAAGCTCCTTCAGCGGTTGCGAAGCGAGGGGTGGTTTGAGCGGAGGTGGATTATCGACTTTGCACGGAACATTATGCCCGTCATTGTGCTCTGCGTTGTCGGAACGTACCTGAGCTACTCGCGTCCTTTTCTGGCCACCTTTCTGATTGGATTAGGCATGCAGCAGGGCGGCTGGCTTGCGCATGATTTCACGCATGCTCGGGGCAAGTTTGCCCGCTTCCTCGCCAAAGCCTGTGGCGGCATGATCAATGCCTTCTCGGTTGAGTGGTGGTCAAACAAGCACAACAGTCATCATATTTTTGTGAACCGCAAAGGCATGGACGCGGACATCCACAACGAGCCTGCCCTGTTCCTGTGGGTGCCGGATGTATCCGAGGACACCGCGTGCCGGCAGTACCAGTACACGTTCTACCTTGCCGCGTACGCTCTCTTGTACGTTTCGTGGCGAATTCAGTCGCTTCGGTTTGCACTCGAAAGCGGTAACAGGCTCGAACTCTCGCTGATGGCGCTCAATTACCTGTGGTTGGCGCTGTTGCCGTGGAAGGTTTCCCTGGGCAGCGTGCTGCTTGGTGGTTTTTTTGTCgccgtggtggtgacggtgaACCACCAGACAGAGGAGATGATCGAACATGACGAACCGTACAACTACGTTGTTGATCAGCATCGCGCCACCCGTGGCGTTCACTGCTCCGACCCCTTTTTTGAGTGGTTTTTTGGGGGCATGCAGTACCAGCTGGAGCATCACCTTCTTCCGATGGTTCCCCGCTACCGGTACCCGGAGGTGCGGCGCATTCTGCGCAAGTTCTCGGAGGACAATGGGCTGCCGTTTCACGTGGAAGGAGTCTGGAAGATCACCAAGATGAACTTTGACGTCTTGTACCGTATCTCCACTACGCCTGCACTGAATTCAGCGTAA